The nucleotide window AAAGCGCAATGTTTACTTCCAATTTCCAATTGTGTCGTTTGCGACGAGTTCAATCTCTCgatgaggttggaggtgggctGCCATGTGCTGCTAAGCCGTCCGTGAAATGGTGGGGCAGATGGGCCTCGGCTTACGGTAGCTACCCCGGAACCGACTCCCCGGGGGATTCTTTAACAGCCGCACAGATCCCTGGTTTCCCGCTGTAAGCGGTCCCGTGACAGCGCTCCCCCTGGGCGTTTGGTGCCCCACCGGTGACACGTCCATGTTTAATCTACGCGTTACAACACCTCTTGGTTCAACGACATCAttttgggttttggagggcACGCACTTGGATATCCCGGTGGTCCTTTGATTTATTAAACAGTTTGCAGGCTTGGGAGACCAAGGAGCTCTCGACTGAAGTCATGGATGCCTTTGTGACCAGGCGGCCACAGAAACGCAAAACAAGCGACGACTTTGCCGTGGAATCGCATGAAGAATCGACAGACATCAAACTGGCGATTCTAGCTTCCCTTCATCCTGATATCGAACAAGAAATGCTTCTTGATATTCTTTTAGCGCACGACGGTGATGTCCAGGCcacatccaacaccctcaagtCACCATCTACCCCCCGATCTGTCAAAAAGACTGCCAACAACAGAATAGCAGGACAAACATCCCTACGAGCCTTCGCTATCGACCCATCATCCGGCGAGCCATCCCCAAAGAAACCCAAAATTCTCTCCAAAAAAGGCCAAACACTACACCTCTACGACCCGCAAGACATAAGCGAGCACACCCCCTGCACCATAATCCAcaacttcctccccgcccacgAAGCCAACGAGCTTTTATCCGAACTCCTCGAAGAGTCCAAAACATTCCAAAAGGCATCCTTCAAACTATTTGACAACATTGTCTCCAGCCCCCACACCTCGGGGTTTTACGTGGGCAGTCAGAAGGAACTGCAAGAGCAGAAGGATGACTACCACTATAACGGTGGCAGGATCAGCGTAGGTTTCTGCTCTCATTTCCCTGGCTCCGCTACTTTCATAGATTCTTACAGGATTGTACAGGATGTCCGCACCCTAACACCAAAACTAGAAGCTGTACGGGGGCGAGTGCAAGAGACAGTCAATTCGGCAATTGAAGAGCACATTCGCACTCATCAC belongs to Podospora bellae-mahoneyi strain CBS 112042 chromosome 6, whole genome shotgun sequence and includes:
- a CDS encoding hypothetical protein (COG:S; EggNog:ENOG503NYT1), encoding MDAFVTRRPQKRKTSDDFAVESHEESTDIKLAILASLHPDIEQEMLLDILLAHDGDVQATSNTLKSPSTPRSVKKTANNRIAGQTSLRAFAIDPSSGEPSPKKPKILSKKGQTLHLYDPQDISEHTPCTIIHNFLPAHEANELLSELLEESKTFQKASFKLFDNIVSSPHTSGFYVGSQKELQEQKDDYHYNGGRISDVRTLTPKLEAVRGRVQETVNSAIEEHIRTHHGGQKPRHQPSEPWCANAAFVNCYNGPQESVGWHTDQLTYLGPRPTIASLSLGVTREFRLRRISSFLPSSKSDNPDPNLQGQVSLPLPHNSLLIMHSTTQEEWKHSVSPSPTLTPHPVSGNIRINITYRHYRSAFHPKYTPKCHCGVPGVLRVVTNDTKQANGERERKENRGRYFYMCHAGNVPDPTKKKCRWFLWGDFDQDGNPRGLNMANQSKPG